In Cucurbita pepo subsp. pepo cultivar mu-cu-16 chromosome LG04, ASM280686v2, whole genome shotgun sequence, the following are encoded in one genomic region:
- the LOC111792395 gene encoding histidine kinase 2-like — MSQNSKLSCSNVILPAGLKAKRAREHFHGQRWSNLLYLLPFGVILIVGLWYILSLCDGNSAREVEIPDTCKEKAWNLLKHYNVSESQFHALASFFFHSDQAASLQCAEDPGPGIGLKECIACALKMLEEELNLQKQRGWLSENLQPEGQCPIRGEMDSFNNDLLQLVDKTRSLTSQSSFAFVSPCHQIHREKILHSKEIGNEPSRSLNGLVMACLWILAVVISCLKMSSFHLKLRNHKHKPIKHPSVEKQPMIQLQQVLLQKKQLDLSPSPPKGAGKWRKKLLIIFVLLGVIGSFWLFWYLNNKIILRREETLANMCDERARMLQDQFNVSMNHVHALAILVSTFHHGKHPSAIDQKTFSEYAERTSFERPLTSGVAYALKVNHSERNQFEEEHGWTIKKMGTEDQTLVQDCIPENLDPAPFQDEYAPVIFSQETVSHIVSIDMMSGKEDRENILRARASGKGVLTSPFKLLKSNHLGVVLTFAVYNTDLPPDATPEQRTEATVGYLGASYDVPSLVDKLLHQLSSKQSIVVDVYDTTNASGPIKMYGSDVVDTGLLHISNLDFGDPQRKHEMHCRFKQMPQLPWMAINASVGVLVITLLVGHIFYAAISRIAKVENDVREMMKLKTRAEAADVAKSQFLATVSHEIRTPMNGVLGMLKMLMDTDLDPNQQDYAQTAYDSGKELISLINEVLDQAKIESGRLELEDVPFDPRALLDNVLSMFSGKCHEKGIELAVYVSNLVPEVLIGDPGRFRQIITNLVGNSIKFTNDKGHIFVTVHLADELKTPLDAMDSVLRQGLDLVKDTSKKSHNTLSGFPVVERCKSWEHFEIFSRTDAMKEDDLIKLLVSVEDTGHGIPLEAQSRIFTPFMQADSSTSRKYGGTGIGLSISKCLVELMGGEIGFVSHPSVGSTFSFTGCLRKGDTRSLDTKWQQNDPTVLDFRGLQALVIDNRSIRAEVTKYHLKRLGISVDIVSSLVSAHEYVKNNCIKSPSKSLAMVLIDKDVWDNQTGPMIARVFEEHGVNGKEESTRSPKIFLLATSDLQETRALKSTGYISNVMTKPLRLGVLIGCFQEAFGKVNRKKPSILGNLLRDKQILVVDDNAVNRRVAEGALKKYGAKVTCVESGRAAISLLKPPHKFHACFMDLQMPEMDGFTATREIRNIEKKVNEDIASGKASSDMFGNVAVWHTPVLAMTADVIQATSEACMACGMDGYVAKPFEEEKLYSAVARFFESDGGTRI; from the exons ATGTCTCAAAATTCTAAGTTATCTTGTTCCAATGTCATATTACCTGCTGGGTTGAAGGCGAAGAGGGCTAGGGAGCATTTCCATGGCCAACGGTGGAGTAATCTTCTTTATCTCTTGCCATTTGGCGTCATTTTGATTGTGGGTCTTTGGTATATTTTGAGTCTTTGTGATGGGAATTCTGCTCGGGAAGTGGAGATTCCTGATACGTGTAAAGAGAAGGCTTGGAACTTGCTGAAGCATTACAATGTTAGTGAGAGTCAGTTTCATGCTTTGGCTTCGTTCTTCTTTCATTCAGATCAG GCAGCATCTCTTCAGTGTGCTGAAGACCCAGGGCCTGGTATTGGCCTGAAAGAATGCATAGCTTGCGCTTTGAAGATGCTAGAAGAGGAGCTAAACTTGCAAAAGCAGCGTGGGTGGCTTTCTGAAAATTTACAACCTGAAGGCCAGTGCCCAATTAGGGGTGAGATGGATTCCTTCAATAATGATCTGTTGCAGTTAGTGGACAAGACACGCTCACTTACTTCACAatcttcttttgcttttgtgtCTCCTTGTCATCAGATTCATAGAGAG AAGATCTTGCATTCTAAGGAAATTGGAAACGAGCCTTCGCGAAGTTTGAACGGATTAGTAATGGCGTGTTTATGGATCCTTGCTGTAGTGATATCATGTCTGAAGATGTCTAGTTTTCATTTGAAACTAAGGAACCATAAGCATAAACCAATAAAGCATCCCTCGGTCGAGAAGCAGCCAATGATTCAACTGCAGCAAGTGTTGCTACAGAAGAAGCAGTTAGATCTATCTCCAAGTCCTCCTAAAGGGGCTggaaaatggagaaagaagcttcttataatatttgttttacttGGAGTTATTGGATCCTTTTGGCTCTTTTGGTatttaaacaacaaaatcatctTGAGGAGAGAAGAAACACTTGCGAACATGTGTGATGAGCGAGCTCGAATGTTACAGGATCAATTCAACGTTAGCATGAACCATGTTCATGCCTTGGCTATTCTGGTCTCCACTTTTCACCATGGCAAGCATCCTTCTGCCATTGATCAG AAAACATTCAGTGAATATGCAGAAAGAACATCTTTTGAGCGACCACTAACCAGTGGCGTGGCGTATGCTTTGAAAGTTAACCATTCAGAAAGAAATCAATTTGAAGAGGAACACGGGTGGACAATTAAGAAGATGGGAACAGAGGACCAGACTCTTGTTCAGGATTGTATTCCTGAGAATTTGGATCCTGCTCCCTTTCAGGATGAATATGCCCCTGTCATATTTTCACAAGAAACTGTATCACATATAGTTTCCATCGACATGATGTCGGGAAAG GAAGACCGCGAAAACATCTTACGAGCAAGGGCTTCGGGGAAGGGAGTACTGACATCGCCTTTCAAGCTTCTTAAGTCCAATCACCTAGGTGTTGTACTCACTTTTGCTGTCTATAACACTGACCTTCCTCCTGATGCAACACCAGAGCAACGTACTGAAGCTACTGTTGG GTATCTCGGAGCATCCTATGATGTTCCATCACTGGTGGACAAGCTTCTGCACCAACTTTCCAGCAAACAATCAATTGTTGTTGATGTTTATGATACAACTAATGCATCTGGTCCCATCAAGATGTATGGTTCTGATGTGGTTGATACTGGTCTATTGCACATTAGCAACCTGGATTTTGGAGACCCTCAAAGGAAGCATGAGATGCATTGCAG ATTTAAGCAGATGCCTCAATTACCATGGATGGCTATAAATGCATCAGTGGGAGTTCTTGTTATTACTTTACTCGTTGGACATATATTTTATGCGGCGATAAGTCGAATCGCAAAAGTGGAGAATGACGTTCGTGAGATGATGAAACTCAAAACTCGTGCTGAAGCTGCAGATGTGGCAAAGTCTCAG TTTCTTGCTACTGTTTCTCATGAGATCAGGACGCCAATGAATGGTGTTTTAG GGATGCTGAAAATGCTGATGGACACTGATCTTGACCCAAACCAACAGGACTATGCCCAAACTGCATATGATAGTGGGAAAGAATTGATATCACTAATAAATGAGGTTCTTGATCAAGCTAAAATAGAATCAGGCAGGCTTGAACTCGAAGATGTACCGTTCGATCCTCGAGCTTTACTGGATAATGTGCTGTCGATGTTCTCTGGAAAATGCCATGAAAAGGGGATAGAG TTAGCTGTTTATGTCTCTAATCTAGTCCCGGAAGTCCTCATTGGCGACCCGGGACGCTTTCGGCAGATAATCACCAATCTTGTGGGAAATTCGATCAAG TTCACCAACGACAAAGGACATATATTCGTTACCGTGCACCTAGCAGACGAACTGAAGACTCCGCTTGATGCGATGGACAGCGTGCTAAGACAAGGCTTAGATTTAGTAAAAGATACGTCGAAAAAAAGTCATAATACATTAAGCGGGTTTCCAGTTGTTGAAAGGTGCAAGAGTTGGGAGCATTTCGAGATATTTAGTAGAACGGATGCGATGAAGGAAGACGACTTAATTAAATTGCTTGTATCGGTCGAGGATACAGGCCATGGAATTCCTTTAGAAGCACAAAGTCGAATCTTTACGCCTTTTATGCAAGCTGATAGTTCGACTTCGCGTAAGTATGGTGGGACTGGAATAGGACTGAGCATCAGCAAATGTCTGGTGGAACTAATGGGTGGAGAGATAGGTTTTGTGAGCCATCCTAGTGTTGGCAGCACATTTTCGTTTACTGGATGTTTGAGAAAAGGCGATACAAGGTCTCTCGATACAAAGTGGCAGCAGAACGATCCAACCGTATTGGATTTCCGAGGACTGCAAGCGTTGGTAATAGATAATAGAAGCATTAGAGCTGAGGTAACAAAATATCATCTCAAGAGGTTAGGGATCTCGGTAGATATAGTTTCGAGTCTGGTTTCAGCGCACGAATACGTAAAGAACAATTGCATCAAAAG TCCATCCAAGTCATTGGCCATGGTGCTTATCGACAAAGATGTATGGGATAACCAAACCGGTCCGATGATCGCTCGTGTATTTGAAGAACATGGGGTAAATGGCAAAGAAGAATCAACACGAAGTCCTAAGATCTTTCTCTTGGCTACCTCTGATCTTCAAGAGACGAGAGCTCTGAAGTCGACCGGTTATATTAGTAATGTAATGACGAAACCCCTTAGGTTGGGTGTCTTGATCGGATGCTTCCAGGAAGCTTTCGGGAAGGTAAATCGAAAGAAGCCGTCGATTCTCGGGAACTTACTGAGAGATAAGCAAATACTGGTGGTCGATGACAATGCCGTTAATAGACGAGTCGCAGAAGGCGCTCTAAAGAAATATGGAGCCAAGGTTACCTGTGTGGAAAGTGGTAGAGCTGCTATTTCCTTGTTGAAACCACCACACAAGTTCCATGCCTGCTTCATGGATCTTCAGATGCCTGAGATGGACGG GTTTACAGCAACACGAGAGATACGAAATATCGAAAAGAAGGTTAACGAGGACATTGCTTCTGGGAAAGCATCAAGTGATATGTTTGGGAATGTGGCTGTTTGGCATACACCAGTGTTGGCCATGACAGCTGATGTGATTCAGGCTACAAGTGAAGCATGCATGGCCTGCGGGATGGATGGTTATGTCGCAAAGCCTttcgaagaagaaaaattatattcagCTGTAGCTAGATTCTTCGAGTCTGATGGCGGGACTAGAATATGA
- the LOC111792448 gene encoding WRKY transcription factor 1-like, whose protein sequence is MVSSGDQIETKVDSDRLEHEQSSFSQAQASQEDPGGTNASNSDHKNTAASRETLEEAVKQPDVTIPLVDRGDISNTVAEKVTQNPIHADQDSHPDLKVSITSTIREKVSEDGYNWRKYGQKLVKGNVFVRSYYRCTHPTCMVKKQLERTHDGKITDIIYFGPHDHPRPQPHIPVAVGVVNMVEEKLDDHASRSSQDKPSTALGQTPRKTEPGDALQLSLDMANDKEKDEASKRSRINDEVDSDDTRDLKREKKICNIDVTVADKSTVESRVVVQTPSEVDIVNDGYRWRKYGQKLVKGNPNPRSYYRCSSPGCPVKKHVERASHDPKVVLTTYEGHHDHDMPPARTVTLNSAGSTAAHSDEMKTKTVGSSIGQDTVVHANKDPPSNSSSEDKLIETNGKSNATEASDRIVLDMVVYQARSFECSK, encoded by the exons ATGGTTTCTTCAGGGGACCAAATAGAGACTAAAGTTGATTCTGATAGATTGGAGCATGAACAAAGTTCATTTAGCCAAGCGCAAGCGTCTCAGGAGGATCCTGGTGGAACAAATGCATCAAACTCTGATCACAAAAACACTGCAGCTTCCAGGGAGACACTTGAAGAGGCTGTTAAGCAGCCTGACGTTACAATCCCACTAGTGGATCGAGGAGATATCTCTAATACAGTTGCTGAGAAAGTGACCCAGAACCCAATTCATGCGGATCAGGACTCGCATCCTGACTTGAAAGTAAGTATCACCTCTACAATACGAGAGAAAGTGTCAGAGGATGGATATAACTGGCGAAAGTATGGTCAGAAACTAGTAAAAGGAAATGTCTTTGTTAGAAGCTATTACAGATGCACGCATCCAACTTGCATGGTGAAAAAACAACTGGAGCGCACTCATGATGGGAAAATTACAGATATTATTTACTTTGGCCCACACGATCACCCTAGACCTCAACCTCACATTCCTGTTGCTGTTGGAGTTGTTAACATGGTTGAAGAAAAACTAGATGATCATGCATCCAGAAGTTCACAAG ATAAGCCCTCCACTGCACTTGGCCAGACACCTCGTAAAACTGAGCCGGGTGATGCGCTTCAACTGTCATTAGACATGGCCAATGATAAGGAAAAAGATGAAGCTTCGAAAAGGTCTAGGATCAATGATGAGGTGGACAGTGATGATACACGAGACTTGAAACGAGA GAAGAAAATATGTAATATTGACGTGACAGTAGCAGACAAGTCAACGGTTGAATCTCGTGTTGTTGTTCAAACACCCAGTGAGGTTGACATTGTTAACGATGGATACCGCTGGCGGAAGTACGGACAGAAACTGGTGAAAGGCAATCCAAATCCTAG GAGTTACTACAGATGCTCAAGTCCTGGATGTCCAGTTAAGAAACATGTAGAGAGGGCATCTCATGATCCAAAAGTGGTTCTTACCACGTATGAGGGTCATCATGACCATGATATGCCTCCTGCAAGGACTGTGACATTGAACTCAGCTGGGTCCACAGCAGCCCACAGTGAtgagatgaaaacaaaaacggTCGGTAGTTCTATTGGCCAGGATACGGTGGTTCATGCTAATAAGGATCCTCCCAGCAATTCAA GTTCTGAAGACAAATTAATTGAAACGAATGGCAAGTCGAATGCCACAGAAGCAAGCGATAGAATTGTCCTCGACATGGTGGTATACCAGGCAAGGAGTTTCGAGTGCTCGAAATAA